In Treponema primitia ZAS-2, a genomic segment contains:
- a CDS encoding nitroreductase family protein → MNYLELLKSRASTRKFTEKQITEKELSDILLAANSAPVGSNLYKDIHLTVVQNKEILNKLSEAAVKRSEDKKRMKQISGDVKLDDMSDMSTDIETPAKPHSPFYSAPTVIFVSHRNQDVQPGIEFSNVACIVLSMHLAATDLGLGSVFMWHILESMREIPELDNSYLLNFPEGFSPLLGIALGYPEKPLKTRELRADKIKTDYM, encoded by the coding sequence ATGAACTATTTAGAACTGTTGAAAAGCAGGGCTTCAACCAGGAAGTTTACAGAGAAGCAGATAACAGAAAAAGAACTATCCGACATACTTCTTGCTGCTAATAGCGCCCCGGTGGGCAGCAATTTGTATAAGGATATACATTTGACGGTGGTCCAAAACAAAGAAATACTCAACAAGCTGTCGGAAGCGGCTGTTAAACGGTCTGAAGATAAAAAACGAATGAAGCAAATATCCGGGGATGTCAAACTTGATGACATGTCGGACATGTCCACTGATATTGAAACACCAGCGAAACCCCATAGCCCTTTTTACAGCGCTCCGACGGTGATTTTTGTATCCCACAGAAACCAGGATGTTCAGCCGGGGATTGAATTTTCAAACGTTGCGTGCATTGTGCTTTCCATGCATCTGGCTGCGACGGATCTCGGGCTGGGGAGTGTTTTTATGTGGCATATACTTGAGTCCATGCGTGAAATACCTGAATTGGATAATTCATATCTGCTAAATTTTCCGGAAGGTTTTTCGCCGCTTCTTGGTATTGCCCTGGGCTATCCTGAGAAGCCGCTAAAAACACGGGAATTGAGGGCGGATAAAATCAAGACAGATTATATGTAG
- a CDS encoding Rrf2 family transcriptional regulator, with protein MRINTKCSTAIHILLMIYVVAPHRKVTSDYLAASVGRNPVEIRKIFGGLKEAGLIDVLRGNGGVALKRELKDITLLDIYAAVDNSALNELLGVHTNVSQKCPVGRNIHTLLMEPREKIGDAVKQTMSTITLEDLLNRLYEIDPAAWEFTPSGAGVSLGRKA; from the coding sequence TTGCGTATAAATACAAAATGTTCAACGGCAATCCATATACTTCTGATGATTTACGTAGTAGCCCCCCACCGGAAAGTAACCAGCGACTACCTTGCCGCCAGCGTAGGGCGCAACCCGGTGGAAATCCGAAAAATATTTGGGGGCCTGAAAGAGGCCGGGCTCATTGACGTTCTGCGGGGCAACGGCGGGGTTGCGCTGAAACGAGAACTGAAGGACATCACCCTTTTGGATATATACGCTGCGGTGGATAATTCGGCGCTTAATGAACTACTGGGGGTCCATACCAATGTTTCTCAAAAATGCCCGGTAGGCAGAAATATTCACACCCTTCTTATGGAGCCCCGGGAAAAAATCGGGGATGCGGTCAAACAGACTATGTCAACAATCACCCTCGAAGATCTGTTAAATAGGCTTTATGAAATAGACCCGGCGGCCTGGGAATTTACGCCGTCGGGCGCCGGGGTTTCACTGGGAAGAAAAGCGTAA
- a CDS encoding nucleotidyltransferase family protein, which produces MIDNSLFVIYSINMELNKISAKYREDIEMATTLLKNEGCKSVFLFGSLVTGNIHENSDIDLGITGLPANKFFRVYSMLDRKLSNKVDLVDFDDNTKFYTLLNSLGELVKLG; this is translated from the coding sequence ATGATTGACAATAGCCTTTTTGTAATATATTCTATTAATATGGAGCTTAATAAAATATCGGCAAAATATCGTGAAGATATAGAAATGGCAACAACATTACTCAAGAACGAAGGCTGCAAATCTGTTTTTTTGTTTGGTTCCCTGGTAACAGGAAATATTCATGAAAATTCAGATATAGATCTTGGCATAACCGGACTGCCGGCTAATAAATTTTTCAGAGTATATTCAATGTTAGACAGGAAGCTGTCAAATAAAGTTGATCTTGTGGATTTTGATGATAATACAAAGTTTTACACCCTTTTAAATTCTTTAGGAGAGCTGGTAAAACTTGGATAA
- a CDS encoding type II toxin-antitoxin system VapB family antitoxin, translated as MRTNIVLNDGLIEEAIKFSHISTKKELIETALQEYVNNRKRQNLKELKGIIKFSEDYDYKKMRETQ; from the coding sequence ATGAGAACAAATATCGTTTTAAATGATGGATTAATAGAAGAAGCCATTAAATTTTCTCATATTTCAACAAAAAAAGAGTTGATTGAAACTGCCTTACAGGAATATGTAAATAATAGAAAAAGACAAAATTTGAAGGAATTAAAAGGAATAATAAAATTTTCCGAGGACTATGATTATAAGAAAATGAGAGAAACACAATAA
- a CDS encoding DUF1905 domain-containing protein, whose amino-acid sequence MNNKTYEFIAEIKKVPDIDGAYIEFPYDIKQEFGKGRVKVSATFNGESYNGSLVNMGLKNEDGSICYIIGIRKDIRQKINKQVGEKIKVTIKERE is encoded by the coding sequence ATGAACAACAAAACGTACGAATTTATAGCTGAAATAAAGAAAGTTCCTGATATTGACGGGGCCTATATCGAATTTCCTTATGATATAAAACAGGAATTCGGGAAAGGCAGGGTAAAGGTGTCCGCTACATTCAATGGTGAATCATATAATGGAAGTTTAGTAAATATGGGCCTGAAAAATGAAGATGGCTCTATTTGCTATATAATTGGGATTCGTAAAGATATAAGGCAAAAAATAAACAAGCAGGTTGGAGAGAAAATAAAAGTAACAATAAAAGAGCGGGAATGA